A single window of Luteipulveratus halotolerans DNA harbors:
- a CDS encoding OmpA family protein — MRTTTRLGALTAVIAAATLMTGCQEDQTIVDGAPTASTAPTSAGASTAAGPDGSDAGRQEHLTEKGGYVVQGSTVTFVFSNGLRQSYDVGQPIGDRTSIRSGTGRLTLGRTTASWVDLPGRTTIRVDGQGAGTVADKNGVIVVAPDGATTCANGQGLQFVGADGQRAAASQNGAFFVDESGKRTSYGQPSAGGRLAGRFTVCDAAKTVSVNLYSDVLFEFDSARLTPAGKTAIASAAKTIRSDVSGKQVKVVGHTDSTGPQSANQTLGQKRADAVAAELRTQVPGIQLQTSSAGETQPVATNATDAGREKNRRVTISYAR; from the coding sequence ATGAGGACCACGACCCGCCTGGGCGCCCTGACCGCAGTGATCGCAGCGGCCACCCTGATGACCGGCTGCCAGGAGGACCAGACGATCGTCGACGGCGCTCCGACCGCTTCCACCGCTCCCACGAGTGCCGGTGCATCCACAGCCGCCGGCCCCGACGGCAGCGACGCCGGCCGGCAGGAGCACCTCACCGAGAAGGGCGGCTACGTCGTCCAGGGCTCCACGGTCACCTTCGTGTTCAGCAACGGGCTGCGCCAGTCGTACGACGTGGGCCAACCGATCGGTGACCGCACCAGCATCCGCAGCGGCACCGGCAGGCTGACCCTCGGCAGGACGACCGCCTCCTGGGTCGACCTGCCCGGCCGCACCACGATCCGGGTCGACGGCCAGGGCGCCGGCACGGTGGCCGACAAGAACGGCGTCATCGTCGTCGCGCCCGACGGCGCCACGACCTGCGCCAACGGCCAGGGCCTGCAGTTCGTCGGCGCCGACGGCCAGCGCGCCGCCGCCAGCCAGAACGGCGCGTTCTTCGTCGACGAGAGCGGCAAGCGCACGTCGTACGGCCAGCCGTCCGCCGGGGGCCGGCTGGCGGGCCGGTTCACGGTGTGTGACGCGGCCAAGACGGTGAGCGTCAACCTCTACTCCGACGTGCTGTTCGAGTTCGACAGCGCCCGACTGACGCCGGCCGGCAAGACCGCGATCGCCAGCGCTGCCAAGACGATTCGCTCCGACGTGAGCGGCAAGCAGGTCAAGGTCGTCGGCCACACCGACAGCACCGGGCCGCAGTCGGCCAACCAGACGCTCGGCCAGAAGCGGGCCGACGCGGTGGCCGCAGAGCTGCGCACCCAGGTGCCCGGGATTCAGCTGCAGACCAGCAGCGCCGGCGAGACCCAGCCCGTCGCGACCAACGCGACCGACGCCGGACGCGAGAAGAACCGTCGGGTCACGATCTCGTACGCCCGCTGA
- a CDS encoding nucleoside/nucleotide kinase family protein: MKPVKAEPLTRDATTACAELVRRLLTSVPEPGRFVLGIAGAPGAGKSTCAARLVDQATAAGVSAVVVPMDGFHLAQSVLEARGLADVKGAPETFDAYGYLAVLQRVRAADHTVWAPSFDRTLEEPVAGSIAVEPGVRLVVTEGNYLLDAADPWVRTADLLDETWFVQVPDELRRTRLIARHKRFGRSHAEAVEHALGSDERNARRIAATRERADLVITPPVD, encoded by the coding sequence ATGAAGCCCGTGAAGGCCGAACCGTTGACCCGCGACGCAACCACGGCGTGCGCCGAGCTCGTACGACGACTGCTCACCTCCGTGCCCGAGCCCGGCCGGTTCGTGCTCGGCATCGCGGGCGCTCCGGGAGCAGGCAAGTCGACGTGCGCGGCCAGGCTCGTCGACCAGGCGACGGCTGCTGGGGTGTCGGCGGTCGTCGTACCGATGGACGGGTTCCACCTGGCGCAGTCCGTGCTCGAGGCTCGTGGCCTGGCCGACGTGAAGGGAGCCCCTGAGACGTTCGATGCGTACGGGTATCTCGCTGTGCTGCAACGGGTTCGGGCCGCTGACCACACGGTGTGGGCGCCGTCATTCGATCGGACCCTGGAGGAGCCGGTCGCGGGCAGCATCGCGGTCGAGCCGGGCGTCCGACTGGTCGTGACTGAGGGCAACTACCTCCTCGATGCAGCCGATCCCTGGGTCCGGACGGCCGACCTGCTCGACGAGACGTGGTTCGTCCAGGTGCCTGACGAGCTGCGCCGCACGCGGCTGATCGCGCGGCATAAGCGGTTCGGTCGCTCGCACGCCGAAGCGGTCGAGCACGCTCTCGGCAGCGACGAGCGCAACGCCCGTCGGATCGCCGCGACCCGCGAGCGCGCCGACCTCGTCATCACACCGCCGGTCGACTAG
- a CDS encoding solute symporter family protein, with product MNALMPAQTQVGNSTVNIVIFAIFVAITLAIVIRASRNNRTAADYYAGGRAFTGRQNGIAIAGDYLSAASFLGIAGAIALNGYDGFLYSIGFLVAWLVALLLVAELLRNTGRFTMADVLSFRLRQGPVRTAAAISTLTVSFFYLLAQMAGAGGLVSLLLGVEGVNAQRLVIAIVGIIMVFYVLVGGMKGTTWVQIVKAVLLIIGAFVMTVWVLAKYNVNLSSVLQGAIDNSPKAGDKLLGPGLQYGKSETTQLDFVSLGLALVLGTAGLPHVLMRFYTVPTSKEARSSVVWAIWLIGFFYLFTLVLGYGAAALVGPDKISAAPGKVNSAAPLLAFELGGEILLGLISAVAFATILAVVAGLTITASASFAHDVYANVIKKGEVSPDGEVRVARITALVIGAVAIVGGIFANGQNIAFLVALAFAIAASANLPTILYSLFWKRFNTRGALWSIYGGLTSALVLIVFSPVVSGKPPGKDGKSLSMITDPSIDFHWFPLDNPGIVSIPLGFFLGWLGSVTSKERSDPDKYAEMEVRSLTGAGAEKAVQH from the coding sequence ATGAACGCCCTCATGCCCGCCCAGACCCAGGTCGGCAACTCGACGGTCAACATCGTCATCTTCGCGATCTTCGTCGCGATCACGCTCGCGATCGTCATCCGCGCCTCGCGCAACAACCGCACCGCAGCCGACTACTACGCCGGTGGCCGCGCGTTCACGGGGCGGCAGAACGGCATCGCGATCGCCGGCGACTACCTGTCCGCGGCGTCGTTCCTCGGCATCGCCGGGGCCATCGCGCTCAACGGTTACGACGGTTTCCTGTACTCCATCGGCTTCCTCGTCGCCTGGCTCGTCGCACTGCTGCTGGTCGCCGAGCTGCTGCGCAACACAGGGCGATTCACGATGGCGGACGTCCTGTCGTTCCGCCTGCGCCAGGGCCCCGTACGCACCGCGGCCGCGATCTCGACGCTCACCGTGAGCTTCTTCTACCTGCTCGCACAGATGGCCGGCGCCGGTGGCCTGGTGTCGCTGCTGCTGGGCGTCGAGGGCGTCAACGCCCAGCGCCTGGTGATCGCGATCGTCGGCATCATCATGGTGTTCTACGTGCTCGTCGGCGGCATGAAGGGCACGACCTGGGTGCAGATCGTCAAGGCCGTGCTGCTCATCATCGGTGCGTTCGTGATGACCGTCTGGGTGCTGGCGAAGTACAACGTCAACCTGTCGAGCGTGCTCCAGGGCGCGATCGACAACTCACCGAAGGCCGGCGACAAGCTGCTCGGCCCCGGCCTGCAGTACGGCAAGTCCGAGACCACCCAGCTGGACTTCGTCTCGCTCGGCCTCGCGCTCGTCCTCGGCACCGCCGGCCTGCCTCACGTGCTGATGCGCTTCTACACCGTCCCCACCTCGAAAGAGGCTCGCAGCTCAGTGGTCTGGGCGATCTGGCTGATCGGGTTCTTCTACCTGTTCACCCTCGTCCTCGGCTACGGCGCGGCCGCTCTGGTCGGACCGGACAAGATCTCGGCGGCACCCGGCAAGGTCAACTCGGCAGCACCGCTGCTGGCGTTCGAGCTGGGCGGCGAGATCCTGCTCGGACTGATCTCAGCGGTGGCGTTCGCGACGATCCTCGCGGTCGTCGCCGGCCTGACCATCACGGCGAGCGCGTCGTTCGCACACGACGTGTACGCCAACGTGATCAAGAAGGGCGAGGTCTCGCCCGACGGCGAGGTCCGCGTCGCGCGCATCACCGCGCTGGTCATCGGTGCCGTCGCAATCGTGGGCGGCATCTTCGCCAACGGCCAGAACATCGCCTTCCTCGTGGCCCTGGCGTTCGCCATCGCCGCGAGCGCCAACCTGCCGACGATCCTGTACTCGCTCTTCTGGAAGCGGTTCAACACCCGCGGCGCGCTGTGGTCGATCTACGGCGGACTGACCTCGGCGCTGGTGCTGATCGTCTTCAGCCCCGTCGTGTCGGGCAAGCCGCCGGGCAAGGACGGCAAGAGCCTGTCGATGATCACCGACCCCTCGATCGACTTCCACTGGTTCCCGCTGGACAACCCGGGCATCGTGTCGATCCCGCTGGGCTTCTTCCTCGGCTGGCTCGGCAGTGTCACCAGCAAGGAGCGGTCCGACCCCGACAAGTACGCCGAGATGGAGGTGCGCTCCCTCACCGGCGCCGGCGCCGAGAAGGCCGTCCAGCACTGA
- a CDS encoding DUF485 domain-containing protein, translating into MSSSRADTADGPRSESYREVQDSPEFAELRSRFRKFVFPMTALFLVWYFAYVLLGAYAHDFMAHKLWGNITTGLVLGLLQFVSTFAITLLYVRWANRTFDPAADALAARIEGSER; encoded by the coding sequence ATGTCGTCCTCCCGTGCCGACACCGCGGACGGACCCCGGAGCGAGTCGTACCGCGAGGTGCAGGACTCCCCCGAGTTCGCAGAGCTACGAAGCAGATTCCGCAAGTTCGTCTTCCCGATGACCGCGCTGTTCCTGGTCTGGTACTTCGCCTACGTCCTGCTCGGCGCGTACGCCCACGACTTCATGGCGCACAAGCTGTGGGGCAACATCACGACCGGACTGGTGCTCGGGCTCCTGCAGTTCGTGAGCACTTTCGCGATCACGCTGCTGTACGTGCGGTGGGCCAACCGCACGTTCGACCCGGCCGCCGACGCCCTCGCCGCCCGCATCGAGGGGAGCGAGCGATGA
- a CDS encoding Fic family protein, producing the protein MSAPDVAASLRALEQLPGVADAVIAARDACTELRWHNALRRRIPEAAAESRVRGARASAALEGAEVDVYTVRDLMRGAVAWPTDDDPVMHTVRAAVQCTAETEHVRALVGTSPAQALARLHVGAGAPLLPADQVGRPRVGDEDSRELVEVGSAPSAEEAAERLRGLADVVAARTQAPALVVAAIAHAEVATVRPFVRGNAVVARGFERALLQETGLDPTGVVVPEIGHGHEGVAGYAGALAAYAGGTREGVALWLKHCAEAVQRGAVEGLRIADAVLAGRLT; encoded by the coding sequence GTGAGTGCCCCCGACGTCGCCGCCAGCCTGCGAGCCCTCGAACAGCTCCCGGGTGTCGCCGACGCCGTCATCGCAGCGCGCGACGCCTGCACCGAGCTGCGCTGGCACAACGCCCTGCGCCGTCGTATCCCTGAGGCCGCAGCAGAGTCGCGTGTCCGCGGTGCTCGTGCGAGCGCTGCTCTCGAAGGCGCCGAGGTCGACGTCTACACCGTGCGCGACCTGATGCGCGGAGCCGTCGCCTGGCCCACCGACGACGACCCGGTGATGCACACCGTGCGCGCAGCGGTGCAGTGCACCGCCGAGACCGAGCACGTCCGTGCACTCGTCGGTACGTCGCCCGCCCAGGCCCTCGCGCGCCTGCACGTCGGGGCGGGAGCACCTCTGCTCCCGGCCGACCAGGTCGGACGCCCGCGCGTCGGCGACGAGGACTCCCGCGAGCTGGTCGAGGTCGGGTCGGCGCCGTCTGCAGAAGAAGCCGCCGAGAGGCTGCGCGGACTCGCCGACGTCGTCGCCGCCCGTACGCAGGCTCCCGCGCTCGTCGTCGCGGCCATCGCCCACGCGGAGGTCGCGACCGTTCGACCGTTCGTGCGCGGAAACGCGGTGGTGGCAAGGGGATTCGAGCGTGCTCTGCTCCAGGAGACCGGGCTCGACCCGACCGGCGTGGTCGTCCCCGAGATCGGTCACGGACACGAAGGCGTCGCGGGCTACGCAGGTGCGCTCGCGGCGTACGCCGGCGGCACCCGTGAGGGCGTCGCGCTGTGGCTGAAGCACTGCGCGGAGGCCGTCCAACGGGGCGCGGTCGAGGGGCTGCGCATCGCTGACGCGGTGCTCGCGGGCCGGCTGACCTGA
- a CDS encoding TadA family conjugal transfer-associated ATPase: protein MTVGGTIWRHIREGEAPTPTNVAALVRHDSAVLGAERADELRRRLSADVLGAGPLEVLLTEPGVTDVLVNGTSGVWVDRGDGLRTVAVDLGDAESVRRLAVRLAGAAGRRLDETSPYVDGLLPGGVRLHALLPPLVDGAAHISLRVPQRRRPDLATLHRLGAVDDAGLSLLRRLVAARSAFVISGGTGSGKTTLLGALLREVDPAERIVLVEDVRELQVDHPHVVRLEARAPNVEGRGEVTLTTLVRQSLRMRPDRLVVGEVRGAEVRELLSALNTGHEGGCGTVHANASTDVVARFEALGALAGMSPEAVRTQLASAISVVVHLRRTPAGRQVSEVGVLRRHDGQVEVVPGLVRESGELRPGPAWATLQERLS, encoded by the coding sequence ATGACCGTCGGCGGCACCATCTGGCGACACATCCGTGAGGGAGAGGCGCCGACACCGACCAACGTCGCCGCCCTCGTACGCCACGACTCGGCCGTGCTCGGCGCCGAACGCGCCGATGAGCTGCGTCGGCGGCTGTCGGCCGACGTCCTCGGGGCCGGTCCGCTGGAGGTCCTTCTCACCGAGCCGGGCGTCACCGATGTCCTCGTCAACGGCACGTCGGGCGTGTGGGTCGACCGGGGCGACGGCCTACGGACCGTCGCCGTCGACCTGGGCGACGCCGAGTCCGTACGCCGTCTCGCCGTGCGTCTGGCCGGCGCGGCCGGTCGCCGCCTCGACGAGACCAGCCCGTACGTCGACGGCCTGCTGCCGGGCGGCGTACGCCTGCACGCACTGCTGCCACCGCTCGTCGACGGAGCCGCACACATCTCGCTGCGGGTGCCGCAGCGCCGACGACCCGACCTCGCCACGCTGCACCGGTTGGGGGCCGTTGACGACGCCGGGCTGTCGCTCCTGCGCCGGCTGGTCGCCGCACGGTCAGCGTTCGTGATCAGCGGCGGCACCGGCTCCGGCAAGACAACCCTCCTCGGCGCGCTGCTGCGCGAGGTCGACCCCGCCGAGCGGATCGTGCTGGTCGAGGACGTCCGTGAGCTGCAGGTCGACCACCCGCACGTCGTGCGGCTCGAGGCACGCGCCCCCAACGTCGAGGGACGCGGCGAGGTCACGCTCACCACGCTCGTGCGCCAGTCGTTGCGGATGCGCCCCGACCGGTTGGTCGTCGGTGAGGTGCGCGGTGCCGAGGTGCGCGAGCTGCTGAGCGCGCTCAACACCGGTCATGAGGGTGGGTGCGGCACCGTGCACGCCAACGCCAGCACCGACGTCGTCGCACGCTTCGAGGCGCTCGGCGCACTCGCGGGGATGTCTCCCGAGGCCGTGCGCACCCAGCTCGCCAGCGCGATCAGCGTCGTCGTGCACCTGCGCCGTACGCCGGCCGGACGTCAGGTCAGCGAGGTCGGCGTCCTGCGCAGGCACGACGGGCAGGTCGAGGTCGTGCCAGGGCTCGTCCGCGAGTCCGGCGAGCTGCGGCCGGGCCCGGCGTGGGCCACGCTGCAGGAGCGCCTGTCATGA
- a CDS encoding type II secretion system F family protein: MTVLVVGLLVGLAVMTWPHRRAVLPGAEVEPITPPVRRPRRRRASRADRERSRTVLRLLDSVAPAVEAGVPPAQAVEVAVRTTRIHDAALRSDVDQLVEAGAQGHDLGPLWLRMAERHHSDAIGEVGRAWTLSDRFGSPLADALATATATMRARIEHERKVHTLIAGPRATMQLLTLLPVGGLGLAPIIGVPLSEVYSARVLVLAGVPGIALLLIGRYAVARMVRRATAQQALT; encoded by the coding sequence ATGACCGTGCTGGTCGTCGGGCTGCTCGTGGGCCTGGCCGTCATGACCTGGCCGCACCGGCGAGCGGTCCTGCCCGGCGCGGAGGTCGAGCCGATCACACCGCCCGTACGCCGGCCTCGTCGTCGCCGCGCGTCACGGGCCGACCGCGAACGCTCACGCACGGTGCTCCGACTGCTCGATTCGGTCGCGCCCGCGGTCGAGGCGGGCGTGCCCCCTGCGCAAGCCGTCGAGGTCGCGGTGCGCACGACCCGGATCCACGATGCCGCGCTCCGCAGTGACGTCGACCAGCTGGTCGAGGCCGGCGCACAGGGTCACGACCTCGGACCGCTCTGGCTGCGGATGGCTGAGCGCCACCACTCCGACGCGATCGGCGAGGTCGGCCGGGCGTGGACGCTGTCGGACCGGTTCGGGTCGCCCCTCGCCGACGCGCTCGCCACGGCCACCGCGACGATGCGGGCCCGGATCGAGCACGAGCGCAAGGTGCACACGTTGATCGCCGGACCGCGCGCCACCATGCAGCTGCTCACGCTGCTGCCCGTGGGTGGGCTCGGCCTCGCGCCGATCATCGGGGTGCCGCTGTCGGAGGTCTACTCCGCGCGGGTTCTGGTCCTGGCCGGCGTGCCCGGGATCGCCCTGCTCCTGATCGGGCGTTACGCCGTGGCCAGGATGGTGCGCCGCGCGACCGCCCAGCAGGCTCTGACATGA
- a CDS encoding type II secretion system F family protein, protein MATATSDEGPLAVAEAMDLLALALGTGAAVVTAVEAVADRAGPVVAVHLRHVAAALRWGVEPTVAWDGLPRVWRPAAQAMALAAIAGVAPGSLLRRAADDVREAERRRLEESAARLSVRIVVPLGLCFLPAFGLLTVIPVVAALASGLLTGGP, encoded by the coding sequence GTGGCGACAGCCACGTCCGACGAGGGCCCGCTCGCCGTCGCCGAGGCGATGGACCTGCTCGCTCTCGCCCTCGGCACCGGTGCCGCTGTGGTGACCGCGGTCGAGGCCGTCGCCGACCGAGCAGGCCCGGTGGTCGCTGTTCACCTGCGCCACGTCGCAGCCGCCTTGCGCTGGGGCGTCGAGCCCACCGTCGCCTGGGACGGACTGCCTCGGGTGTGGCGGCCGGCAGCGCAGGCGATGGCGCTCGCGGCCATCGCGGGCGTCGCACCCGGCAGCCTGCTCAGGCGCGCAGCCGACGACGTCCGCGAGGCCGAACGCCGACGCCTCGAGGAGTCGGCCGCCCGGCTGTCCGTGCGCATCGTCGTACCACTCGGGCTGTGCTTCCTGCCGGCGTTCGGGCTGCTGACCGTGATCCCCGTCGTCGCCGCCCTCGCCTCCGGTCTGCTCACCGGCGGCCCCTGA
- a CDS encoding DUF4244 domain-containing protein: protein MNPNTLTARRRLAARWRAVAVRGRDAGMTTAEYAVGTLAAVAFAALLIAVIKSGTVKAALTGIIQSALSTVS from the coding sequence ATGAATCCGAACACTCTGACCGCCCGTCGTCGACTTGCTGCCCGGTGGCGAGCCGTCGCGGTCCGCGGTCGCGACGCCGGCATGACGACCGCCGAGTACGCCGTCGGCACCCTCGCGGCGGTGGCGTTCGCCGCACTGCTCATCGCCGTCATCAAGTCCGGCACGGTCAAGGCGGCGCTCACGGGCATCATCCAGTCGGCGCTGAGCACCGTCTCATGA
- a CDS encoding TadE family type IV pilus minor pilin: protein MVSAELAAAVPAVVFVLAVALNAIAIGIDQVRCADGARLAARAAARGDTAEAVRAAGLRNAPDRATVLVGNGDLVQVTVTSPVPGPFGWLVGGADLSATVRAQRETAAAP from the coding sequence ATGGTCTCCGCCGAGCTCGCAGCCGCCGTCCCGGCCGTCGTGTTCGTCCTGGCGGTGGCCCTCAACGCCATTGCGATCGGCATCGACCAGGTCCGGTGCGCTGACGGAGCCAGGCTCGCCGCACGCGCTGCCGCTCGAGGTGACACGGCTGAGGCAGTTCGGGCAGCGGGTCTGCGCAACGCACCCGACCGGGCGACTGTGCTGGTGGGCAACGGCGACCTCGTGCAGGTCACCGTGACGAGCCCGGTTCCCGGTCCGTTCGGGTGGCTCGTCGGAGGCGCCGACCTGAGCGCGACCGTGCGTGCGCAGCGTGAGACGGCGGCCGCCCCATGA
- a CDS encoding Rv3654c family TadE-like protein: MSDRVSRRSDRGSGSLLMIGVCGVLLVLLTGAMVLVSAVHASARARAAADLAALAAADLVLNPTPGEAPCTRASRLAAANGGELVACSTGQDDVVVTVRVESSASVIGAATARSRAGLSPESASSPPTRPMP, encoded by the coding sequence ATGAGCGATCGAGTGTCTCGGCGGAGCGACCGGGGGTCGGGGTCGTTGCTGATGATCGGGGTGTGCGGCGTGCTCCTCGTCCTGCTCACCGGTGCCATGGTGCTGGTGAGCGCGGTCCATGCGAGCGCGCGCGCACGCGCGGCCGCCGACCTGGCCGCACTCGCCGCGGCGGACCTCGTCCTCAACCCGACTCCCGGCGAGGCGCCGTGCACGCGGGCGAGCCGTCTCGCGGCGGCCAACGGCGGCGAGCTCGTTGCATGCTCCACCGGCCAGGACGACGTCGTCGTCACCGTGCGGGTCGAGTCGTCGGCGAGTGTCATCGGCGCGGCGACCGCGCGCAGCCGGGCCGGGCTCAGCCCCGAGTCGGCGTCTTCTCCGCCCACCCGCCCGATGCCGTGA
- a CDS encoding M20/M25/M40 family metallo-hydrolase — protein sequence MTIGVQHQQSAARHLSELVRIPTVSTPDPADRDTEAFAEFPRALQSAYPLLHEHLDLTTVGDGGLLFRWQGASDARPLVLMAHWDVVPVEPEQWSDDPFSGRIADGTVHGRGTLDDKGSLVVICEAVESLLAQGFSPSYDVYLSFGCDEEISGTTAPAAVDELRRRGVTPWLVIDEGGAVVEGVFPGLKKPAALVGLAEKGVLDVEIRTSASSGHASMPARHGAVARLAAAITRIDAHPFPVSLTPPFVTMLQTLGPHLAPPLRPLLARADRARPALARLLARLGPETAAVVRTTVAITRLEGSPAANVVASTASAHANIRIQVGETVRTTLDRLTQVVHDPTVELHVVSAADPTPISPSDGPQFAAIRAAVAATYPEAVTAPYVMLQASDARHFHAISEHVYRFSPLAMTRAQRDSIHGVDEHVTIDALGRGVVFYRRLIADHA from the coding sequence ATGACGATCGGAGTACAGCACCAGCAGTCAGCCGCCCGTCACCTGTCCGAGCTCGTACGCATCCCGACGGTGTCGACGCCCGACCCGGCAGATCGCGACACCGAGGCGTTCGCGGAGTTCCCGCGGGCCCTGCAGAGCGCGTACCCGCTGCTGCACGAGCACCTCGACCTCACGACCGTCGGCGACGGCGGACTCCTGTTCAGGTGGCAGGGCGCGAGCGACGCGCGGCCCCTCGTCCTGATGGCGCACTGGGACGTCGTGCCGGTCGAGCCGGAGCAGTGGAGCGACGACCCGTTCTCGGGACGCATCGCCGACGGCACCGTGCACGGTCGTGGGACGCTCGACGACAAGGGCTCTCTCGTCGTGATCTGCGAAGCGGTCGAATCCCTTCTGGCGCAAGGCTTTTCGCCGTCGTACGACGTCTACCTGTCGTTCGGCTGCGACGAGGAGATCTCCGGTACGACCGCGCCGGCCGCCGTCGACGAGCTGCGTCGGCGTGGGGTGACGCCCTGGCTCGTGATCGACGAGGGCGGCGCCGTGGTCGAGGGGGTCTTCCCTGGGCTGAAGAAGCCGGCCGCGCTCGTCGGCCTGGCCGAGAAGGGCGTCCTCGACGTCGAGATCCGCACGAGTGCCAGCAGCGGACACGCCTCGATGCCCGCCCGGCACGGCGCGGTGGCACGGCTCGCCGCGGCGATCACCCGCATCGACGCCCACCCGTTCCCGGTCAGTCTCACCCCGCCGTTCGTCACGATGCTGCAGACGCTCGGCCCGCATCTCGCGCCACCGCTACGGCCGCTGCTCGCCCGGGCCGATCGGGCGCGACCGGCCCTTGCGCGCCTGCTCGCCCGGCTCGGTCCTGAGACTGCGGCCGTCGTGCGCACGACCGTCGCGATCACCCGGCTGGAGGGCAGCCCGGCCGCCAACGTCGTCGCCTCGACCGCGTCCGCCCACGCCAACATCCGCATCCAGGTCGGCGAGACCGTGCGGACGACGCTCGACCGGCTCACCCAGGTCGTCCACGACCCGACGGTCGAGCTCCACGTCGTGTCGGCCGCCGACCCGACGCCGATCTCGCCGAGCGACGGACCGCAGTTCGCGGCGATCCGGGCCGCAGTCGCGGCCACCTATCCCGAAGCGGTGACCGCGCCGTACGTCATGCTCCAGGCGTCCGATGCCCGCCACTTCCACGCGATCAGCGAGCACGTCTACCGGTTCAGCCCGCTCGCGATGACCCGGGCGCAGCGCGACAGCATCCACGGCGTCGACGAGCACGTCACGATCGATGCGCTGGGACGCGGGGTCGTGTTCTACCGGCGCCTGATCGCCGACCACGCCTGA
- the srmL gene encoding PheS-related mystery ligase SrmL has product MTDHLTPAQLADALALRDLTDPDQGPHAAQLLLTALTDALRDMWPHTPVDVVRSSPLVSVADNYDHLGYDPAAVTRDARYTRYVGPSVMLRSHTSAGVPPLLQGIARDSPTAYDRLHLLPGLVHRRDAIDRTHVGAPHQVDVWRLSRGERRTPDELAEMIGAVVEAVLPGARWRAVDAEHPYTVDGRQVDVRHGGEWLELAECGLVDPDLLARCGLDPDLWSGLALGMGIERALMLRKGIHDIRLLRATDPRIAEQMLDLDPWRPVSMQPAIRRDLSLVVGWSADEETIGDRVRLALGPRESLLEAVRLLARSTYDDLPDQARRRLQLRPGQVNALVRLTLRPLDRTLTHEEANVIRDEVYRAVHEGAVLELIG; this is encoded by the coding sequence ATGACCGATCACCTCACCCCCGCACAGCTCGCCGACGCGCTCGCCCTGCGTGACCTCACCGACCCCGACCAGGGCCCGCACGCCGCGCAGCTCCTCCTGACCGCCCTCACCGATGCCCTCCGCGACATGTGGCCGCACACACCGGTCGACGTCGTGCGCAGCAGCCCGCTGGTGAGCGTCGCCGACAACTACGACCACCTCGGGTACGACCCCGCCGCCGTCACGAGGGACGCTCGCTACACCCGCTACGTCGGACCGTCCGTGATGCTGCGCAGCCACACCAGCGCTGGAGTCCCTCCACTGCTGCAGGGGATCGCGCGCGACAGTCCGACGGCGTACGACCGGCTCCACCTCCTGCCCGGCCTGGTGCACCGGCGTGACGCGATCGACCGTACGCACGTCGGTGCCCCGCACCAGGTCGACGTGTGGCGGCTCAGCCGTGGCGAGCGGCGTACCCCCGATGAGCTCGCCGAGATGATCGGAGCGGTCGTCGAGGCCGTCCTGCCCGGGGCGCGCTGGCGAGCGGTCGACGCGGAGCATCCCTACACGGTCGACGGTCGCCAGGTCGACGTCCGTCACGGCGGGGAGTGGCTCGAGCTCGCCGAGTGCGGACTGGTCGACCCCGACCTGCTCGCTCGCTGCGGGCTCGACCCCGACCTGTGGTCCGGGCTTGCGCTCGGCATGGGCATCGAACGAGCACTCATGCTGCGCAAGGGAATTCACGACATCCGGCTCCTGCGCGCCACCGACCCGCGGATCGCCGAGCAGATGCTCGACCTCGACCCGTGGCGGCCGGTGTCGATGCAGCCGGCGATCAGGCGTGACCTGTCGCTCGTGGTCGGCTGGTCGGCCGACGAGGAGACGATCGGCGACCGGGTGCGCCTCGCTCTCGGCCCGCGGGAGTCACTGCTGGAGGCGGTGCGGCTGCTGGCGCGGTCGACGTACGACGACCTGCCGGACCAGGCGCGCCGGCGGCTGCAGCTGCGGCCCGGTCAGGTCAACGCACTGGTGCGTCTCACGCTGCGGCCGCTGGACCGGACCCTGACCCACGAGGAGGCCAACGTGATCCGCGACGAGGTCTACCGCGCGGTTCACGAGGGTGCGGTCCTGGAGCTCATCGGCTGA